GGAACCTTGCTGATAACCCAGGACAGCTGCAATCCTCACTGTTATGGCCGACCCACTCTCCCTCTCATTGCTAATGACTGATTAATTATGAAATGGGCCTGCATTCATCTTCCCCACCCTTGAAAATGAAAGCTCTGACTTGCTCACAGACAGGGAGAAATCTTTGGGAAGCAAAACTTCCAGCTGTGGACTCAATCCCAGTAAATTTCATGCAAACTGTGTGAAAACTCTCTTCTGTGCATCTGTTTGAGTAATAAAGTGAATGGTGAGAGGCACAATTCTGACACATCATACAGGCTTTGAGATTCTTCTCAGCTTATGTCTGAATATTTATCAAGATATTTAATCAAAATTCCTCCTCATGTTTATGGCACCACAAGAACAACCTAGTTAAGATGCAGATATGCCACACAGCTCTAACAGAATAGTTCAAACTTCAGACCTGCCTTATTTATCATTTCTTGGTACAACAAGAGAACAAATTAGTGTTGTTTCCCTGAACAAATTAATGGTTTTTACTTTACTGACAAgtaaattttgccttttttctgcaaatctttcttttgcttcccaCAGAAAACACATTGTCCTATTGTTAATACTGTTAAACACATTCATGTTTTCCTCTTGGACCTCATGATTTTCCCAACAATAACAAAGTCACTCAGCACAACAGCCACCTCTGGGTTATCTGTACAGATCTTGGGTAAAAGGAACAGGAGATTGGGATAATGAAGAGCAAGAAGATAAAAGAGGACTTGAAAGGTGTTTCAGAGAACATCCTTCTACCATGGAAGGAAAACATTCCCAGGTTTGGGAAGTGTTCAGAGGCCTCTCAGTCTGTCCCAaagatggagaggagaaggaaaagggaggttgggagggatgcaggaagggacagaggtagggatggagggagaagggaagtgAGAGGAAGGAtaggaaagaggaaagggaagagagggggtagaaaggaaaggaaagaagaaatgaaaggaagaagggagatgagggaagggaggagcaaatgtggggatttttgattgtgctgctcctgcatgtCTGAGAATCTGGAGACATTTGCTTAattgaatattatttttgttttttcataaaTCTAAAAACCCACACtttctttccctggaaaataTGTACTATACAAGTCTTGACAGATCCCTTTTGTTCACCACTTAAAACAGAAGTCATGTATCTGAATTAAAAGGTCTTAGACAGGAGACAAAACTTGTAAGAACTAAAAGCCCCTTCTTAGGTGGCAAgtggtgaggatgaggaggaagtAGTTTAGAAGGGAGGTTTCTAATATTTGCTTTCATCAGAGCTAAAAGCATTTGGTGGCATTTGGTGGGATTGGCCTTTGCTTACATTACCTGTACAGCCAgactttcatttcatttaaatgacCTTTTGCAGACCATGAGGAACTTCCCCCTAAACTTTGCCTTTCCCTTGGCTGTCACTGTcctgttttctggaaaaatcctctttgcccaggattcttctcctgggaagctgagaagcctcagagaaaaaggaaaacaatattatctcatttgcttctcctgtgtttcgctgctttggaatgtggtttggagattgtttatccaacatgtagttgtttgattggtttcatgtgaattgtttttacttaatgaccaatcatggtcaggctgtgtcagactctggagagagtcatgAGATTCATAAGTATCTTGTTAagctttctgtctgtatcctttctctattctttagtatagcataattaatataatataatataatataataccataaaataataaattagccttctaagaacatggagtcagattcatcatttccttcctgccatgggggacccagaaaataccacacagAAAATACTCCACCCTGAAGaagccagcctggagcagaaagggagctgctgctgctgctgctgccctggagcctGGGCTGGTTTGGGCTCTCAGGTCTCAGAGCTGCATCCAGATGAAAATCCTGCCTTCACTCCAGGTGAGGAAAGCAGCACAGTCTGGAAGATGGAAAACCACAGGATACCTGTGCCTGCACCAAATCAGACCTGGAAACACAATttcctgctcagcacacagccAACACAGCCACCAGAAGAGTGCTATTGGAGATAAATTGGAGGACTCAGGTCCCTTCCATCAGTTCCTTGTGCAAGGACACAAAACATGCCATAGGAATATGAGGAAACCTTCCTGGTGCTTGGAAGCATCAGGATTTATCTAGTTTGGGGCtaaatgtgggaaatggatttgtagagaaATCTCAAAGCCTGACAGAGGGCTCACACAGTGTGCATCCACATGCAaactttgagataagaaatgctgactgagaaatgccatggaataggacagattctgttgagagagaaatggaactagaaacaagtttctAAGGATGGTTTTGTAAATAAGACTTGATATCTCTTCggagaaatagaactatgaaagatgcattgtagtgGGGCCCATGAGgggtaattttaaattattggcATAAAGGCATTTGCAGCATGGTGTGGCtaaagctgataggccaagaaacacttaTACTGTATTGTAATTTATAatgtattgtaattaggaaatggttggcttctgattgtgatggcatgaattataacatctgtattgtttCAGCCTTCccatgagactgaaaatggaatgaaagtttttaaaacacctctgagTTGCTCCATCTCTGGGTCACAAAAGGGCTTGATCcaacagctgagcagagcagtgagcaCTTACAGCTGCATGGAAAAACCCAACATCTCCTCTTTCCTCCTTACCAGCCTCTGTTGAAGCCATGAAATCTGTCAGGGAGTGAAGCAGAGTTACCCCATCCAGCAGAGAGCTGTACAgacctgcacagagctgctggcagcaatTACCTGgcactccctgcagctgcacctccCAAACAATCTCTGTGCCTCTTTGGCACTCTGCAGGAGGagtgtcacagcagcctccaCTCACTGCCCACCATGGCTGGCTCAGAAaaggctccctggctgccaggggaAACTCCTCAGATGTGGAACAGGGAGTGAACCTGGGGGAAACCTGAGCAAAATGCCACCAGAGCTCATCTGCCTCTTCCTGTGCACTCTGAGCGCTCCAAGTCTCTCAGGTAAATGACTGAAAGATCTTCACTGACCCAGGCAGGAGACAGAGAGGCTGTGAGTGAGTAATAAATTCTCCTGTCCTTTTGTTCAAGATGCCTCAGCAGCACTTAAATTAAATGAGTACAAGGTCAGGCAATCttgaattttaattctttttctaaaatgaaTATCAGAATAAGCAAATTAAAAAGGCAATCTGTAAATTCTGTTCTGCAGGTCATTTCTGAACTCTAGAGGGAAATTTCAGTTTGAAGGAATTTAAGTAATTCTGTATTTGTCTCTGCTCTTTTGCTGCTCTCAATTCTTCTTTCAATGCTGATCACTCTGAGCATAGGGATGCTCTGCCTGTGGAGGGGATGCAGGGTCAGAGAGGAAGGATACAAAGTGCTAATTAATAGCTCAAATCACTTCTCTGAGGAGAAGTGAATCACTCTTCTCTGAGGAGAAGAATCACTTGTCTGAGAAGACATCTCTGAGGGTCTCCTGCACCCTGGAAGGACGCTGTGCAATTGGTAATCTGCTTCTCCAAGGAAATGCCCCACACCAGACCCATCTCAGAGGAGCTTGGTCTCCATCTCCTGACTGCATTCCAGTGTCTGCAATCTCAGTCCTCCACAAAGCAAACATGGCCAGTGTGCCTGGGTTTTCCCTGGTCCAGGTTTCCTCAATGTGCCATTTTTGGTTGTGTCAACAACGTTCCGGTTGTCttgtgcttcattttttttcttctgcctcaGAAAAAATCATTTTACAGCTGCCTCACTATTTGTAGCTCTTAGATGCTCAGAGAGAATCCAGTGACAGCATCAAGTGGTTTCTGCTGGCAAAGTTTATTCTGTGCAATAGGGAAGATTATGACAACTATATTTTATAGGATGTCAGAGCTAGACAAtggttttttaaagaaatgtggagttgtttttactgtatttttgcTTAAGGCTTGGCTACCTGAGTGCTGTTCCAGGCAGGAGCACTGCTGCCCGTGTGGGTGGTGACTGCCAGCCTCACACTGTGACAGAGAGTAGGAGGGAAGCTGGGATAACTTATACCCTGTCTGCCATCCTCTTGGCCTCGGcctgaaatacaaaaattcATATCCCAGGCTCCTTCCTGAGCAGAGAACATTTATTTGGTGGAATATGGATGCTCcaagctgctcctgtggctgtgcagagcagactccagggcagcaggcagtgTGTTCCTGTCTAGCCCAGGAGTTGGGGTTTGATTCTGGGTTCGGAGGACACAAAAAGCCAAAGGGGATGTACCAGGGTCTTGCTTCTTGCTGTGAGTTTGGTTAATCAGCAGATGAGGGGGGGATGgccccagagcctgcaggtTGGAGTTCTAGCCAAAGAGATTTTTAGCATAATGTATTGTCCTCCTGGAAATTGCTATTTCTAGGACTTAGAGATGTGTGGgtttcatttttaacatttagCTAACAAAGAAATGCCTTTCTCTTCTCAGGATGTTATAGACGTTATTTTCTTGTTATCAGTGTTGAGAATTGGGAATTCCCTTGTCAGATTCCCCTGGACTGAAATTTCCCCAAATGGAGAGTCAGACCATGCTCCAAGACACAAAAAGCTGGTGGCATTGTTGGTCTCCAGATTAGCAAAAGAAGATTAAACAATACAATGACTGGAAGTTAAAAAGCCAATGCTTATTACCATAACAGGAAGGATTTTCAgccttatatatatataaggcCTTTTATATATAAAGATTTAAGGGATATGCCAGGTAAAGCATTCCTGAACACTGTACTGCACCAAGTCTGAGCTTGCTGTTTCTTCTTGTGTTTGTTGAACCCTTGAAAGGAGATAATATTACAAATGTATTAAATTTTTACACTGTTCACATACACTTAGCAGTAAGTAGTGGTGATAGTAGTGATGAAGTAACAGCAAGTAATGAGGAAACATTATATTGTTCTATATTCACAGAGCAATGAGGATATTAAAATCTATCCCTGAGGAATGAAACTTTATCAAGGTTTATTTAAGGTATTTTAGACTGAAATGTAAGACAGACACATGTACTAGACTTGACcatggtttgcttttttaattttcattctctaatgcaaagagaataaaaatactaaattaaaAGGGTCATCCCATTCTAAATGGAAATGTATTCTTTGAGTAACAAATTAAATAGAATATACTGCTGATAGGGTAGGAGACAAAAATGCcatttacagagaaaatatcATTTATTTGGCATGACTGGAGACATTAGGGTGAGAGTCAATACGCTGGCTTGAATTATTGTAGTTTGGCTTTTCCTGTGAGGCTGCTGGTGGATCCAAAACCGGATGGAAATGTGACAGCCCTGGGCTCTCAGCCCTCTGggtcctgcctgtgctctctttccagctctctcctgcttTGGATGATTATTGTTTCCTTCTCCCTCAAAATGGACAAACCAGAGCTGATGGATTATTTCAGCATTCAAACACTTCACTGTTTGTACTCAGTGCTGTTTATATAATCTAGAATTGTCTTTCCTCCCACTGTTAAATTTGTGTTTGTTACAATTGCTTTGTGGGCTGTTGCAACAGATGGGTGGGAGAAACCATAAATATAATTTGCTTGGCTACGACACAGAATTATGTCTAGATCAAAAGTACTCTGGAAAAGCATGAACTCTCCTCCAAACTGTAATTTTCAGCATATAATGCCAAACAGAAACTTAAACCACTGAACTGCTTTTATAGAGGCACATATATTGCCATTGGATACAGAGTTTTTCTTagtgaaagaaggaaagaatttctGTATGAACTTTTCATAATTCTGAATTTTCCTAAATTCTGTATGAGCTTTTGTGGTTCAGCTGAAGCGAGGTGGCAGTCACTGTGCCAGTAGAAGACTCACTGGTTTTGACAAGAAAAAAGTGCACTAAGCCAAGCATAGCCAGGAAATGAAGATTGGTCTCAGCAGACAGGAAATAACCCTTGGGCCATTACAAGACTGATAGTCCAATTCAGAactctctgcttttaaaataggtTTCTAGATAGTTTAATAATATAGGGTTTAGTACTATTGAATGCAAAAAAATTTATATCAAAAATGTCCTAAAGCCATGACTTGAAAAGATAGGAAAACCTTCAGTGCAGTTCACTCTGCTCAGACCTGGAGCTCCATTGTGTCTCTTGAGTCCTGGGGAGAGCCAATGTTTGTTCATGGAATGAAATCTGGTATGGAATTCACACCCTCAGGTATGCCAAATCCCAAAATTAACATGGGAACCAAACACAAGGAAAAGTAACAAGAAATCTGAACGTTGAGAATCACGGAGAACACAAGAGACCAAATGGGTGGTTATGCTTTGCTTTGCCAACCTTGCTCATCCTGTGGTTCTGCTGCAGTGTGAAGGTCAttaaaaactttgcttttttcaatttttaaagaCTAAAAGTGCCTTGACTACAGTGCTCTGAGTGTATGGAGTCTCAACCTACCAGAACTGCTGATGTGGCAGAGAGTCACCCTTCCGTTTTCTAAAGgacaaggaagaaaatttctCATCCCagagaaatctgaattttatttcaaagagcaGTTGAGCATTGTGTCAACCTGTGCCAAAGAATCATAAGAGAGTTGGCATAACAGTTCCCCACATCATTAGTGATTTTATAAAGATATGATAGAGGAAATTAGACAGCTATTGTTccaatgttttaaaaaaacattgctCATGGACTTGTCAGCCTGGTTTGATCCTGGGTAGAACAACTGACAATTTACTGCTTGATTTTCTAAACATGGctcagaagaaaacactttttagTGGCAGTTAAAGACAAACCTGGTtaagtgaaataaatttaatcAAAAAATAATCTTACAGTAACACATAGTGATAGCACAGTTACCTTGTTTTGGGGAGAGTGTTCACCAGTGGGTTGATAGAAATCAGTCCATCCATTCTTCCCTCCCAGTGGTTCTTTGGGAACCATtccctgctgagcagagagaatgggattttcctgggaCTGGAAAGTAGCAGAAGTCTGATAAGTTTACACAGTGTAATGCAGGATGTGTCCATGGGGAATCTTGCCTCCTGTGCTTCAAAGGATCTTATATGAAGATACCCCAGGGTAAAATCAACTACCATCCCATAGTCATGCTGTGGAAACCTCAGAGGGAAGTAATAATTCCAGTTATAGAGCATGGAATAAGCTTATCCTATTAATAAACTTTGATCACAGCATACAGGCCCCTCCATTGTCAGAATCCTGCAATGTTGAAGGAGTgtagcattcacattctctgaataAATCCCTTCAcctaggatttttctcctgggaagctgagaagcctcagagaaaaggaaaacaattctgatctcatttgcttctcctgtgttgtgctcatgtggaatgtgtttggagattgtttacccacaggtgattgttccattgcattctgctgggagttgttttcactctttggccaatcagggccaagctgtgtcaggactctggagacagtcaccagttttcattattatctttttagcattctgtatGTATCCTTGctgtagttttagtatagtttagtatagcattctttaatataatacagtatcataaagtaataaatcagccttctgagaacatggagtcagactcATCATTCCTGCTTTCATCAGGGCATTCCCTGCTAATACAATAAAGgagctgtcccagagctgggatCTCCCTCAGCAGCAAATCCAGGAGGAAAGGAGCAGCGCATTTGGAACCACAGCCTCCTTGGAACAGTTTATGGAGTGCCCCAGAGCCAAGTCTGTTATTTGGCTCCATTAAACCCAACTGGAGGGCTTGGCCTTTTCCTCCCACCACAAAAACTGTGGTGGGAAAGCTCTGCTGAGGTCACTGTTGGACTGCAGATCTCAGCCTGGGATGGGCAGAATTCATCAGCTTCAGCCAGGCAAGAAATTCTCTCTCCTAAACTAGAACTAAAATTCATCCATCTTTGGAAGTTATTCATTACTTCATGAAGGAGAAATCCTCACTCACACAGAGGTCTTGGTCAAACTGTTTTAGTGATacaatgaaaaacagaaataaggaaaaggaGCACTTTTagctgagctgctccatcctttcttcttctctgtaAAATACTTCAAACACTGAAGTGACTGTAGTGAAATGAAGCGTGTCCATCTCTGATGAAAAACACAGTTTTGCACTATTCttctaagctttttttttttcccccaccagtaaattccttttttttccctttcttttgctGGGAATTTTAGGAGGAGATGCTTTGTTGCCAGCACCTCAGAGTATCTCCATTCTTTCAACCAACATGAAACACTTCTTAACTTGGAGTCCTGTGATCGTCCAGGGAGCAACTGTGAAATACTCAGTTGAGTTTCAAGGGTAACTACTcgagtttttttttttattctttttgccttttgaaCATTGTTTATCTCAACTTTAGGCTCTAAATTTTTTGGGTGTCTAGTTCATATTCGGTTCACAATCCTAAGAGAAGTTTAGCACTGttaatgagaaaggaaaaattccttttgctCCAATTCTAGACCAGTTTGCAAGTTAATAGATGCTGGAGTAATCCAAGGTGTGCATCAATTCCATATAAGAAATCTGCCTCTATCCAAGAATTCAAAAGTTAAGAAGCTTTGCAACATTTTATTTAGAGGAGGAAGGGTAAAACATTGAGCTTTATTTCTTGTAACCATTTTAAACATTTGACACCACAGGAGGTTTCTGGTACATCTTGAGCTCTGACTTTTATTATAATATGGCTTTGGGACTGGGGATTGTGGAAActcagggcactgggaatatttctttgtttgctctggtgtgccctgacccccaggggagcactgactttgacttttattcatggagaaagtttcctagacttcaagattgactagaatccacaaaagtgtgcaatagattatagagagtagtaTAGGTGtatcactgggtgagaaatttaggttttgggatttttagtatgttgtggatggaagcaagatggagggcacagggtgttgtcctgggtttcttctccatgcttcttcttccttcttctccatgggtttgggtggcattttgtaattgggcagaaaagtctgcgttgcagctctgtgggatcagttattgggttaaaagggaacataatccaggtgtcagttcttaattggatagtttagtcttaaaaagaccttggaacaagagattgttggccattttgtgccttctacTGAAAAGCTGCccaactcacagtagtgagactgtttcactgataagaagtaataaacacttgagtctgAACATAAATTACTGTCTCAATTAGTGCCTTCAATACAGACCTAGAAAAACCAAGGACTGGTACCCCCACAGGGGATGATCAAGTCAAATGAGTGGGCAGGGCTTGATGCATCAACACTGTGTGGGCAGTCCCCACCTCCCACAGCACCGCGCTGCATTTGGCTCACGAACTTGGGATGATTTTCTCCAGATAAGATCCAAAACACACCCACACTGCTTCCAAACACCTGTGGTGCTCCAtccccagtgcatcccagtgcaGGTTTTACCTGGAAAgaacccagcagcagctttggctgCACAGACAGAGCTCGTGTCAGACTGCTGCCTGTGTGCTTCCTCTCGTCCTCAGGGAATACGAGCGGGAATACGCCAACGGGAGCTGGATCCCCATCTCGGAGTGCTCCCTCACCACAGCCACCATCTGCAACCTCACCGAGGACATCTCAGCCTCTGTGGCCTACAAGCTGCGTGTCAGGGCAGAGCTCGGTGCCACCAAGTCACAGTGGGGCACCACCAAAGGCTTCTTCAACCGCGCCATGAGTGCGTCCTGCTCTTCAATGGCACCTCCTGGGCTGCGTGCTCACAGCTGGGTGTTGGGGTGTGTTCACAGCTGGGTGTGCTCACAGCTGGGTGTGCTCACAGCTGGGTGTTGAGGTGTGCTCACAGCTGGGTGTGCTCACAGCTGggtgtgctcagagctgagtGTTGGGGTGTGCTCACAGCTGGGTGTGCTCACAGCTGGGTGTTGGGGTGTGCTCACAGCTGggtgtgctcagagctgggtgTTGGGGTGTGCTCAGGTGCCTGCTTGTGCCCAGTGCAtggcaggcagagcacagacaTGCACAGAGCACACCCTGTTTCTCAGCTGCTCTCATCCTGGGCTGAGGGGGTTCCCTTCTCAGACAATGTTCTTGGGCATGAGCTCATCCCAAGGCAGAGCCAAATTCATCTGGGATTGAATTTCAAGGGTTTCAAAGATAAGCAAGATGGCTGCAGGGATTTCCTTTCACAGGCCGGTCATTCTTACCCTTAAATTTAAAGATTTCTGTTCAACCAGGCTTGCTGTCATTTAATCCAAGTCAGGTAGTCACCTCTAAGAGGTCCAGAACCTGATCCTAAGGGAGCTTTTACTCAGAAAACAGCCCTGTCATGCTCCATGTGCCTTGTACTGTCCTGAAAACCCCATCCATGGTTCCCTCTTCCCATGGTGCCAGATCTGTGAGGTAACCtcagaagaggagagaaaactAGAACCCACAGCATTAATTTCCTCCTAGCAATGCAGTATGTTTTCTCCATGTCCTTCCACATCCTGCAAAGCCTGAGGTCCAGCTCAACCCAAGGATTACAATGAGCACACTGTTTCCAGGATTTCTCTGGAATAATTTCCTCTGTCCTCTACCATGTAGTCAACAAAAACTGTGGTGGGAAAGCTCTGCTGAGGTCACTGTTGgactgcagctct
Above is a window of Molothrus ater isolate BHLD 08-10-18 breed brown headed cowbird chromosome 16, BPBGC_Mater_1.1, whole genome shotgun sequence DNA encoding:
- the IL20RB gene encoding interleukin-20 receptor subunit beta codes for the protein MKSKKIKEDLKGVSENILLPWKENIPRRSVTAASTHCPPWLAQKRLPGCQGKLLRCGTGSEPGGNLSKMPPELICLFLCTLSAPSLSGGDALLPAPQSISILSTNMKHFLTWSPVIVQGATVKYSVEFQGEYEREYANGSWIPISECSLTTATICNLTEDISASVAYKLRVRAELGATKSQWGTTKGFFNRAMTSLTPPQLRAVADGHHLLVELADMGPSFQFRVLYWRKGLESRVQQKVLKEVSSVVHLDTMEAGAEYCVKAQTHVQAINRSSSFSPTQCVRAQGDTSMWLVTALISSSGFAVAVFTLPLLTWKISKIFQYSCCPAAVLPDTLEESEPPTQVILRGSEEAEQCDLMVVVMPSEEVLQLWIQKAL